From the genome of Asterias amurensis chromosome 17, ASM3211899v1, one region includes:
- the LOC139949745 gene encoding uncharacterized protein isoform X1, with protein sequence MQLRILLFDDKFKITRSEFKMGVQTFVQCLVLLHAATLGASLEYSKSMEWLRSDGTHPYFGSKFDEGDTVICHCQLTISEGQAVDSVAFEMKQYGSSPRADLTPITSGEQIVYSDGRDRFSDVNITTVNENITDYRMTLSNIDRYDSGNRYFCTAYWVYDSGARLTGWASTELKINWSRPEPQCSSDIPDKVKKGDSVTYRCNVSDIDGRSSGIFTMWRGDTRLDNDLMSEYLDVGRQFNASYSTTISDDSLADVYSCRYSGTGGFQDYDYNCTFNMPTCVVDDLNDKCNDGQSGGAMPSRDHLQITTMFLVLVFNYYITLR encoded by the exons ATGCAACTACGAATTTTATTAT ttgacgACAAGTTTAAGATAACAAGATCTGAATTTAAGATGGGAGTACAGACGTTTGTGCAGTGTCTGGTTCTTCTACATGCTGCGACTCTCGGTGCATCCTTAGAATACTCGAAGAGCATGGAGTGGCTTCGTAGTGATGGTACTCATCCTTACTTCGGGAGTAAGTTTGACGAAGGCGACACAGTTATTTGTCATTGCCAACTCACCATATCCGAAGGGCAGGCTGTTGATTCAGTGGCGTTTGAGATGAAGCAGTACGGTAGCTCACCTCGTGCCGATTTGACTCCAATAACTAGTGGGGAGCAAATCGTTTACTCTGATGGGCGGGACAGATTTTCGGACGTGAATATCACAACTGTCAATGAGAACATCACGGATTACCGAATGACTTTGAGTAACATTGACCGTTATGACTCGGGCAATCGCTACTTCTGCACAGCTTACTGGGTGTATGATAGTGGTGCCCGCCTTACAGGCTGGGCATCCACGGAGCTTAAGATAAACTGGAGCCGCCCCGAACCACAATGTTCGTCAGACATCCCTGATAAAGTCAAGAAAGGCGACAGTGTAACGTATCGTTGTAACGTCTCTGATATCGACGGAAGATCCAGCGGTATTTTTACGATGTGGAGAGGCGACACTAGGCTGGATAACGATTTAATGAGCGAATACCTAGACGTTGGAAGGCAGTTTAATGCTTCTTATTCTACTACCATCTCAGATGATAGTCTGGCAGATGTGTACTCTTGTCGTTATAGCGGGACTGGTGGCTTTCAGGACTACGACTATAACTGTACCTTTAACATGCCGACGTGCGTTGTGGATGATTTGAATGACAAATGTAATGATGGTCAGTCTGGTGGTGCAATGCCGTCACGTGATCACCTCCAAATTACTACGATGTTCCTTGTTTTGGTCTTTAATTATTACATCACCTTAAGATAG
- the LOC139949745 gene encoding uncharacterized protein isoform X2 — MGVQTFVQCLVLLHAATLGASLEYSKSMEWLRSDGTHPYFGSKFDEGDTVICHCQLTISEGQAVDSVAFEMKQYGSSPRADLTPITSGEQIVYSDGRDRFSDVNITTVNENITDYRMTLSNIDRYDSGNRYFCTAYWVYDSGARLTGWASTELKINWSRPEPQCSSDIPDKVKKGDSVTYRCNVSDIDGRSSGIFTMWRGDTRLDNDLMSEYLDVGRQFNASYSTTISDDSLADVYSCRYSGTGGFQDYDYNCTFNMPTCVVDDLNDKCNDGQSGGAMPSRDHLQITTMFLVLVFNYYITLR, encoded by the coding sequence ATGGGAGTACAGACGTTTGTGCAGTGTCTGGTTCTTCTACATGCTGCGACTCTCGGTGCATCCTTAGAATACTCGAAGAGCATGGAGTGGCTTCGTAGTGATGGTACTCATCCTTACTTCGGGAGTAAGTTTGACGAAGGCGACACAGTTATTTGTCATTGCCAACTCACCATATCCGAAGGGCAGGCTGTTGATTCAGTGGCGTTTGAGATGAAGCAGTACGGTAGCTCACCTCGTGCCGATTTGACTCCAATAACTAGTGGGGAGCAAATCGTTTACTCTGATGGGCGGGACAGATTTTCGGACGTGAATATCACAACTGTCAATGAGAACATCACGGATTACCGAATGACTTTGAGTAACATTGACCGTTATGACTCGGGCAATCGCTACTTCTGCACAGCTTACTGGGTGTATGATAGTGGTGCCCGCCTTACAGGCTGGGCATCCACGGAGCTTAAGATAAACTGGAGCCGCCCCGAACCACAATGTTCGTCAGACATCCCTGATAAAGTCAAGAAAGGCGACAGTGTAACGTATCGTTGTAACGTCTCTGATATCGACGGAAGATCCAGCGGTATTTTTACGATGTGGAGAGGCGACACTAGGCTGGATAACGATTTAATGAGCGAATACCTAGACGTTGGAAGGCAGTTTAATGCTTCTTATTCTACTACCATCTCAGATGATAGTCTGGCAGATGTGTACTCTTGTCGTTATAGCGGGACTGGTGGCTTTCAGGACTACGACTATAACTGTACCTTTAACATGCCGACGTGCGTTGTGGATGATTTGAATGACAAATGTAATGATGGTCAGTCTGGTGGTGCAATGCCGTCACGTGATCACCTCCAAATTACTACGATGTTCCTTGTTTTGGTCTTTAATTATTACATCACCTTAAGATAG
- the LOC139949745 gene encoding uncharacterized protein isoform X3 gives MGLQTYVQCLVLLHAATLISATLHISKSMEWLRSDGTHPYFGSKFDEGDTVICHCQLTIYEGRAVESVAFELERYGDSFGDDLTPITSGERIVYFDGRDRFSDVNITTVNENITDYRMTLSNIDRYDSGNRYYCAASWANGTSSRTSRELKINWSRPEPQCSSDIPDKVKKGDDVTYRCNASDIDERSSGTFTMWRGNTKLDASIMSTDLDVGKQFNASYSTTISDDSLADVYSCRYIGTGGFQDYDYNCIFNMPTCVVDDLNDKCNDGQSGGAMPSRDHLQITTMFLVLVFNYYITLR, from the coding sequence ATGGGGTTACAGACGTATGTGCAGTGTCTGGTTCTTCTACATGCTGCGACTCTCATCAGTGCAACCTTACATATCTCGAAGAGCATGGAGTGGCTTCGTAGTGATGGTACTCATCCTTACTTCGGGAGTAAGTTTGACGAAGGCGACACAGTTATTTGTCATTGCCAACTCACTATATACGAGGGGCGAGCTGTTGAATCAGTGGCGTTTGAGTTGGAGAGGTACGGTGATTCATTTGGTGATGATTTGACCCCAATAACTAGTGGGGAGCGAATCGTTTACTTTGATGGGCGGGACAGATTTTCGGACGTGAATATCACAACTGTCAATGAGAACATCACGGATTACCGAATGACTTTGAGTAACATTGACCGTTATGACTCGGGCAATCGCTACTACTGCGCAGCCTCCTGGGCTAACGGCACTTCAAGCAGAACATCCAGGGAGCTTAAGATAAACTGGAGCCGCCCCGAACCACAATGTTCGTCAGACATCCCTGATAAAGTCAAGAAAGGCGACGATGTAACATATCGGTGTAATGCCTCTGATATCGACGAAAGATCCAGCGGTACATTTACCATGTGGAGAGGCAACACTAAGCTTGATGCTTCAATCATGAGCACAGACCTAGACGTTGGAAAACAGTTTAACGCTTCTTATTCTACTACCATCTCAGATGATAGTCTGGCAGATGTGTACTCTTGTCGTTATATCGGGACTGGTGGCTTTCAGGACTACGACTATAACTGTATCTTTAACATGCCGACGTGCGTTGTGGATGATTTGAATGACAAATGTAATGATGGTCAGTCTGGTGGTGCAATGCCGTCACGTGATCACCTCCAAATTACTACGATGTTCCTTGTTTTGGTCTTTAATTATTACATCACCTTAAGATAG